The Amycolatopsis sp. DG1A-15b genome window below encodes:
- a CDS encoding AMP-dependent synthetase/ligase encodes MTTPSVAEQTEGQTIPRLLHRNAVEYPDLPAITSLDLEGQPTLTWAEFRTAIAEVSRGLAGLGLAAGDRMLIMAPGCPDHIVADLAATHLSAIPCTAYATLSPDQIRFVARHSAAPVVVLGGENELARWRPVLDDLPALRHVVVMDETAIPAGDDRFLSFADLRAQGREALAADPDVFERSWQEIKPDDPLSMIYTSGTTGDPKGVVLSHRNAIHQAYAVTELHHPPMHATNIAYLPLAHIAERELSIYLPIVWAGHVHTLADPTAVVGALGKVHPQSFFGVPRVWEKMVAGLKNMLGGVPEDRRTALLQANELLQQGYKLRSAGKPVPAELAEKIRQADEAALAPVRALLGLDKVLVASSGAAAIPVEIIYFLAGLGIEICEVWGLSETTGAATSNSGSDFRAGTVGKPLDGVEVKLAEDGELLVRGPIVFLGYLQEDGTIQDATDADGWYATGDIGTIDEDGFVTITDRKKELIITSSGKNIAPTRVEGLLKEHPLIGQAVAIGDDRPYVTALIVLDDEIAPGWAAANGVEAAPENLADHPAVRAELERAVESANSRLARIEQIKRYHVLPKAWTPESGELTPTLKLKRRVINDRYSADIEALYAAVREPAAGA; translated from the coding sequence TTGACCACCCCGTCCGTCGCCGAGCAGACCGAAGGCCAGACGATCCCGCGGCTGCTGCACCGCAACGCGGTCGAGTACCCGGACCTGCCGGCGATCACCTCGCTCGACCTCGAAGGACAGCCGACGCTGACGTGGGCGGAGTTCCGCACCGCGATCGCCGAGGTCTCCCGCGGCCTGGCCGGGCTCGGGCTCGCCGCGGGTGACCGCATGCTGATCATGGCGCCCGGCTGCCCGGACCACATCGTCGCCGACCTCGCCGCGACGCACCTGTCCGCGATCCCCTGCACCGCCTACGCCACGCTCAGCCCGGACCAGATCCGGTTCGTCGCGCGGCACAGCGCGGCCCCGGTCGTGGTGCTCGGCGGGGAGAACGAGCTGGCGCGCTGGCGGCCGGTGCTCGACGACCTCCCGGCGCTGCGGCACGTCGTCGTCATGGACGAGACCGCGATCCCCGCCGGCGACGACCGCTTCCTCTCGTTCGCCGACCTGCGCGCCCAGGGCCGGGAAGCGCTTGCCGCTGACCCGGACGTGTTCGAGCGGTCGTGGCAGGAGATCAAGCCGGACGACCCGCTGTCCATGATCTACACCTCCGGCACCACCGGTGACCCGAAGGGCGTCGTGCTCTCGCACCGCAACGCGATCCACCAGGCGTACGCGGTCACCGAGCTGCACCACCCCCCGATGCACGCGACGAACATCGCGTACCTGCCGCTCGCGCACATCGCCGAACGAGAATTGTCGATCTACCTGCCGATCGTCTGGGCGGGGCACGTGCACACCCTCGCCGACCCGACGGCGGTCGTCGGCGCGCTCGGCAAGGTGCACCCGCAGAGCTTCTTCGGCGTCCCGCGGGTGTGGGAGAAGATGGTCGCCGGGCTCAAGAACATGCTCGGCGGCGTGCCGGAGGACCGGCGCACCGCCTTGCTGCAGGCGAACGAGCTGCTGCAGCAGGGCTACAAGCTGCGCAGCGCCGGGAAGCCGGTGCCCGCGGAGCTGGCCGAGAAGATCCGGCAGGCCGACGAAGCCGCGCTGGCGCCGGTGCGCGCCCTGCTCGGGCTCGACAAGGTGCTCGTCGCCTCCAGCGGCGCGGCCGCCATCCCGGTGGAGATCATCTACTTCCTGGCCGGGCTCGGCATCGAGATCTGCGAGGTCTGGGGCCTGTCCGAGACGACGGGCGCGGCGACGTCCAACTCCGGCTCGGACTTCCGCGCGGGCACCGTCGGCAAGCCGCTGGACGGCGTCGAGGTGAAGCTCGCCGAGGACGGCGAGCTGCTGGTGCGCGGGCCGATCGTGTTCCTCGGGTACCTCCAGGAGGACGGGACGATCCAGGACGCCACCGACGCCGACGGCTGGTACGCCACCGGCGACATCGGCACGATCGACGAAGACGGCTTCGTGACGATCACCGACCGCAAGAAGGAACTGATCATCACCTCGAGCGGCAAGAACATCGCGCCGACCCGCGTCGAGGGCCTGCTCAAGGAGCACCCGCTGATCGGCCAGGCCGTCGCGATCGGCGACGACCGCCCGTACGTGACGGCGCTGATCGTGCTCGACGACGAGATCGCGCCCGGCTGGGCCGCGGCGAACGGCGTCGAAGCCGCGCCGGAGAACCTCGCGGACCACCCGGCGGTGCGGGCCGAGCTGGAACGCGCGGTCGAGTCGGCCAACAGCAGGCTCGCGCGGATCGAGCAGATCAAGCGCTACCACGTGCTGCCGAAGGCGTGGACGCCCGAATCCGGCGAGCTGACCCCGACGCTCAAGCTCAAGCGCCGGGTCATCAACGACCGGTATTCGGCCGACATCGAGGCCCTCTACGCGGCGGTGCGCGAGCCCGCGGCGGGCGCCTAG
- a CDS encoding SDR family oxidoreductase: MDGLMQGKAVVVTGAGRGLGEAFAVHIARAGGAVVVNDVDAELAERTTENIRAHGGRAVASGHSVAEAGEAQEIVDLCVKEFGGIDGLVNNAGLNYEALPWEDDAEQARELVAVNVLGVVNTGLAAIKAMVDAGTGGSIVNISSGASLGQRKLGVYAASKGAVASLTYSWALDLEDAGIRVNAVCPLAHTRMVWKSERSLRACPPDRTPSRIAPVVLFLLGDGSDGITGQMIRCNGPQLHVMGQPFLKQPILERPVWDTETVQKAFDEVFSAHLENYGLEKRVPPRLRKWTETTSPRTA, translated from the coding sequence ATGGACGGGTTGATGCAGGGCAAGGCGGTCGTGGTCACCGGCGCCGGCCGGGGCCTTGGCGAGGCGTTCGCGGTGCACATCGCCCGCGCGGGCGGGGCGGTGGTGGTCAACGACGTCGACGCCGAGCTGGCGGAGCGGACGACGGAGAACATCCGCGCGCACGGCGGCCGCGCCGTGGCGAGCGGGCACAGCGTGGCCGAGGCGGGCGAGGCGCAGGAGATCGTCGACCTGTGCGTCAAGGAGTTCGGCGGGATCGACGGGCTGGTCAACAACGCGGGGCTGAACTACGAGGCGCTGCCCTGGGAGGACGACGCCGAGCAGGCGCGGGAGCTCGTCGCGGTGAACGTCCTCGGCGTGGTGAACACCGGCCTGGCCGCGATCAAGGCGATGGTCGACGCGGGCACCGGCGGCTCGATCGTCAACATCTCCTCGGGTGCTTCGCTCGGGCAGCGCAAGCTCGGCGTGTACGCGGCGAGCAAGGGCGCGGTCGCGTCCCTGACCTACTCCTGGGCCCTCGACCTCGAGGACGCCGGGATCCGGGTCAACGCCGTCTGCCCGCTCGCGCACACGCGGATGGTGTGGAAGTCCGAACGCTCCCTGCGGGCCTGCCCGCCGGACCGCACGCCGTCGCGGATCGCGCCGGTCGTGCTGTTCCTGCTCGGCGACGGTTCGGACGGCATCACCGGCCAGATGATCCGGTGCAACGGCCCGCAGCTGCACGTCATGGGCCAGCCGTTCCTCAAGCAGCCGATCCTCGAGCGGCCGGTGTGGGACACCGAGACCGTGCAGAAGGCGTTCGACGAGGTCTTTTCCGCCCACCTGGAGAACTACGGCCTGGAGAAGCGCGTCCCGCCGCGGCTGCGCAAGTGGACGGAAACGACCTCGCCCCGGACCGCCTAG
- a CDS encoding MFS transporter produces MFTRSGDGGDEVTTRATPRLRAVLANREFRALWFAETQSMLGDQLTIVALAILTFDRTGSPLLSAVVYSLTFLPALAGGLGLSQLADRFPRRAVLVTGSFAQAVLIGLMALPGMPMGWLFALFVLARLANAPGNAAQNALGREVFADDDVYLQSQDLRGITNNTAMLAGLAAGGLLVTTIGTSWALAIDALTFLVAAVAVRLLVLRRPAAGNGGAPWFGAVRQVFGDERLRVLLYLSWLVGLAVIPEGLAAPLAAQLGAGDQAVGWLLAADPLGFVAGTFLLSRFVTTEHRRKLLGVLAALPLAALAAFALRPNLAFALILLALAGATGAYVITVSATFITWVPNDIRGSAGGLYRTGLRVAQGVGVGVGGLVAQALGSAHATIALAGAVGLLLAVPVAFAWRRVGGAEPRPRPS; encoded by the coding sequence ATGTTCACTCGATCGGGGGACGGTGGTGACGAGGTGACAACGCGCGCGACACCCCGGCTCCGGGCTGTCCTGGCCAACCGCGAGTTCCGCGCGCTGTGGTTCGCCGAGACGCAGTCGATGCTCGGTGACCAGCTGACCATCGTCGCGCTGGCCATCCTCACCTTCGACCGGACCGGGTCGCCGCTGCTGTCGGCCGTCGTCTACTCCCTGACGTTCCTGCCCGCGCTCGCCGGCGGGCTCGGGCTGTCCCAGCTCGCCGACCGGTTCCCCCGGCGCGCGGTGCTGGTGACCGGCTCGTTCGCGCAGGCCGTGCTGATCGGGCTGATGGCCCTGCCCGGGATGCCGATGGGCTGGCTGTTCGCGCTGTTCGTCCTCGCGAGGCTGGCGAACGCGCCCGGCAACGCCGCGCAGAACGCGCTCGGCCGCGAGGTCTTCGCCGATGACGACGTCTACCTGCAGAGCCAGGACCTGCGCGGGATCACGAACAACACCGCGATGCTGGCCGGCCTCGCGGCCGGCGGGCTGCTGGTGACCACGATCGGGACCTCGTGGGCGCTGGCGATCGACGCGCTGACGTTCCTGGTGGCCGCCGTCGCCGTGCGGCTGCTGGTGCTGCGCCGGCCCGCCGCGGGCAACGGCGGTGCCCCGTGGTTCGGCGCCGTCCGGCAGGTTTTCGGCGACGAACGGCTGCGGGTGCTGCTCTACCTGTCCTGGCTCGTCGGCCTGGCGGTGATCCCGGAAGGCCTCGCGGCGCCGCTCGCCGCGCAGCTGGGCGCGGGCGACCAGGCGGTCGGCTGGCTGCTGGCCGCCGACCCGCTGGGCTTCGTGGCCGGGACGTTCCTGCTGTCGCGGTTCGTCACGACCGAGCACCGCCGCAAGCTGCTCGGCGTGCTCGCCGCGCTGCCGCTGGCCGCGCTGGCGGCGTTCGCGCTGCGGCCGAACCTGGCGTTCGCGCTGATCCTGCTCGCGCTGGCCGGCGCGACGGGCGCGTACGTCATCACGGTGTCGGCCACGTTCATCACGTGGGTGCCGAACGACATCCGGGGCAGTGCGGGTGGCCTGTACCGGACCGGGCTGCGGGTCGCGCAGGGCGTGGGCGTCGGCGTGGGCGGGCTGGTCGCGCAGGCGCTGGGTTCCGCGCACGCGACCATCGCCCTCGCGGGCGCGGTGGGACTGCTGCTGGCCGTGCCGGTGGCGTTCGCCTGGCGCCGGGTGGGCGGGGCGGAACCGCGACCTCGGCCGTCATGA
- a CDS encoding GGDEF domain-containing protein — MHPGPDGDPAAPGEPGAGQAARAAASPNRGAAEPDVTTGTPATTTSGPPATARVRHAYWPGNWALWRRRPVQVAFMLAAEAVAVAVLAVSFARSPIPSGNDWINFAILAAGATVHIQLTQRQEERRRNRTKTVLIDLTAVWTFSAAMILPVPLTLFVIAVIRLQHWFIARRPAHNFIFSSITHGLAGALAHLTYTALGPHLLGRPGWGDFLREFGTIVVTGAIYEAIQIAYVGGVLLLGSPAGRTVRNVLGSPADNMLEAITIGLGAVTAILLAAVPPMVAVMAVVTVVFNRLAELDQLQNDVRTDPKTSILNMRGWSEAAERALERTARSGDQLALLMVDLDHFKWINDTYGHPAGDDVLRTVAQTLDEVTRPSDLVGRFGGEEFLILLPDIDEDATWDAAERIRIAIAKLHIVTTDKRGDPATIADRTTSIGVARHPRHGDTLERLLQSADAAVYLAKENGRDQVCFAPDTVTPPAGR; from the coding sequence TTGCATCCAGGACCGGACGGGGACCCCGCCGCGCCGGGCGAACCGGGCGCCGGCCAGGCGGCGCGGGCCGCTGCGTCCCCGAACCGCGGCGCCGCGGAACCGGACGTGACCACAGGTACGCCCGCGACCACGACCAGTGGTCCACCGGCGACCGCCCGGGTCCGCCACGCGTACTGGCCGGGGAACTGGGCGCTCTGGCGCCGTCGGCCGGTGCAGGTCGCCTTCATGCTGGCGGCCGAAGCCGTCGCAGTGGCCGTTCTCGCCGTGTCGTTCGCACGCTCGCCGATTCCGTCCGGAAACGACTGGATCAATTTCGCGATTCTGGCCGCGGGTGCCACCGTCCACATTCAACTGACCCAGCGCCAGGAAGAACGGCGGCGCAACCGGACCAAAACGGTACTGATCGACCTCACCGCCGTGTGGACGTTTTCCGCCGCGATGATACTGCCGGTACCGCTCACCCTTTTCGTCATCGCCGTCATCCGGCTGCAGCACTGGTTCATCGCGCGGCGGCCCGCCCACAACTTCATTTTTTCGTCCATCACGCACGGCCTCGCCGGCGCGCTCGCCCACCTCACCTACACGGCGCTCGGGCCGCACCTGCTCGGCCGGCCGGGCTGGGGTGACTTCCTCCGCGAGTTCGGCACCATCGTCGTCACCGGAGCCATCTACGAAGCGATCCAGATCGCGTACGTGGGCGGGGTCCTGCTGCTCGGATCCCCCGCCGGGCGCACGGTTCGTAACGTGCTGGGCAGCCCGGCCGACAACATGCTCGAAGCGATCACCATCGGCCTCGGCGCGGTGACCGCGATCCTGCTCGCCGCCGTCCCGCCGATGGTGGCGGTGATGGCCGTGGTCACCGTGGTCTTCAATCGCCTCGCGGAACTCGACCAGCTCCAGAACGACGTCCGGACGGACCCGAAAACGAGCATTCTCAACATGCGCGGCTGGTCGGAGGCGGCGGAGCGGGCTCTTGAACGGACCGCTCGATCGGGTGATCAACTGGCGCTGCTGATGGTCGATCTGGACCACTTCAAGTGGATTAACGACACCTATGGACATCCGGCGGGCGACGACGTGCTGCGCACCGTTGCGCAAACGCTCGACGAAGTGACCAGACCGAGCGACTTGGTCGGCCGTTTCGGCGGCGAGGAATTCCTCATTCTGCTCCCGGACATCGACGAAGACGCGACGTGGGACGCGGCCGAACGCATCCGCATCGCGATCGCGAAGCTGCACATCGTGACGACGGACAAGCGCGGCGACCCGGCCACCATCGCCGACCGCACGACGTCGATCGGCGTGGCCCGCCACCCCCGCCACGGGGACACCCTCGAGCGCCTCCTCCAGTCCGCCGACGCGGCGGTCTACCTGGCGAAGGAAAACGGCCGCGACCAGGTCTGCTTCGCCCCGGACACGGTCACGCCCCCAGCCGGACGGTGA
- a CDS encoding phospholipase codes for MPAQTDPPRTRRPWSTSGWLLLVLLVVFAFGLIASRPPSPPDQGPPTGDVLAAQNAIEALVHPGPHPDALARLPKDFTALSGVTPGALPARDGTVRAVHVDGGCSTPWGDDNTKWDYAVPCKAHDLGYDLLRYADRKGHPLGPEVREALDDRLSYDMHHACDLNPMDSALTCRVVASFYSAGLVVNSWHQRWGPPVGDPIGPMVAGVLVIGCLLVFRLRGWLRARREPRAPAPAAVPAEVSRWALLGAGGVVLLLLGESVTALAHWAGAPEPALWPVTWLAQLAPLIYFAGGHANAAGWRAELEAGGGYRHYLAERASPLLRPALIFAVVALLTPLALELLGSPAGTTATVMRIALHPLWLLGVYLLTIACAPPLLALHRRAPVPAAAGLLALVAGGELAASWSGSPLPRYAATFAIALLAQQLAFAHADGVRPARRVFATAAAAGVAGLAGVSVLRGGPPVLLGSPGAPAAFSAPPWGVLLLGLVQLGVLGLLARPLGRLGDRPGIARACRFVLRAPMSLYLAFLAAMLLLVAVVYLPGRIADGLSWLIRPRTLVAVGLLAVPATLVFWWFERHTHGVREPRAADHPGRRTAVLTRAAAGLGIGYATLGVFGFALTRFGGVAADADLLGLRLDPIQSLVHLLLGVFLLHTIRIGAGAATGTWLATALACAPSLLFAADGSTPGFLGVTLHAVTAAFALLAAAGTLIPVRPPANVTS; via the coding sequence ATGCCGGCCCAGACCGATCCGCCACGCACCCGCCGACCCTGGTCGACGTCCGGGTGGCTGCTGCTGGTCCTGCTGGTCGTCTTCGCGTTCGGGCTGATCGCCTCGCGTCCGCCGTCCCCGCCGGACCAGGGCCCGCCGACCGGTGACGTGCTGGCCGCGCAGAACGCCATCGAGGCGCTGGTCCACCCCGGTCCGCACCCCGACGCGCTCGCCCGGCTGCCGAAGGACTTCACCGCGCTCAGCGGCGTCACCCCGGGTGCGCTGCCGGCCCGCGACGGCACGGTCCGCGCCGTGCACGTCGACGGCGGCTGCTCGACCCCGTGGGGCGACGACAACACGAAGTGGGACTACGCGGTGCCGTGCAAGGCGCACGACCTCGGCTACGACCTGCTCCGGTACGCCGACCGCAAGGGCCACCCGCTCGGCCCCGAAGTCCGGGAGGCCCTGGACGACCGCCTGTCCTACGACATGCACCACGCCTGCGACCTCAACCCGATGGACTCGGCGCTCACCTGCCGGGTGGTCGCCTCCTTCTACTCGGCCGGGCTGGTCGTCAACTCGTGGCACCAGCGCTGGGGCCCGCCGGTCGGCGACCCGATCGGCCCGATGGTCGCCGGGGTGCTGGTGATCGGCTGCCTGCTGGTCTTCCGGCTGCGCGGCTGGCTGCGGGCCCGCCGCGAGCCACGCGCGCCCGCACCGGCTGCCGTTCCCGCGGAGGTCAGCCGGTGGGCGCTGCTGGGCGCCGGTGGGGTCGTCCTGCTGCTGCTCGGCGAGTCGGTGACGGCGCTCGCGCACTGGGCCGGCGCTCCCGAGCCCGCGTTGTGGCCGGTCACCTGGCTCGCCCAGCTCGCCCCGCTGATCTACTTCGCCGGCGGCCACGCCAACGCGGCCGGGTGGCGCGCCGAGCTGGAAGCCGGCGGCGGCTACCGCCACTACCTGGCCGAACGGGCGAGCCCGCTGCTGCGCCCGGCGTTGATCTTCGCGGTCGTCGCGCTGCTGACGCCGCTCGCGCTCGAACTGCTCGGCAGCCCGGCGGGGACGACGGCGACGGTGATGCGAATCGCGCTGCACCCGCTCTGGCTGCTCGGCGTCTACCTGCTGACGATCGCGTGCGCGCCCCCGCTGCTGGCCCTGCACCGCCGGGCGCCGGTGCCCGCGGCCGCGGGGCTGCTCGCCCTGGTCGCCGGCGGCGAGCTGGCCGCGAGCTGGTCGGGTTCGCCGCTGCCGCGCTACGCGGCGACGTTCGCCATCGCCCTGCTCGCCCAGCAACTCGCCTTCGCGCACGCCGACGGTGTCCGTCCGGCGCGACGGGTGTTCGCCACGGCCGCCGCGGCCGGGGTCGCGGGTCTCGCCGGGGTGAGCGTCCTGCGAGGCGGGCCACCCGTCCTGCTCGGCAGCCCGGGCGCGCCCGCCGCGTTCTCCGCCCCGCCGTGGGGCGTGCTGCTGCTCGGCCTCGTCCAGCTGGGTGTGCTCGGGCTGCTGGCCCGCCCGCTCGGCAGGCTCGGCGACCGGCCGGGCATCGCCCGCGCCTGCCGGTTCGTCCTGCGGGCGCCGATGAGCCTCTACCTGGCGTTCCTCGCCGCGATGCTGCTGCTGGTCGCCGTCGTGTACCTGCCCGGCCGGATCGCCGACGGGCTCAGCTGGCTGATCCGCCCGCGCACGCTGGTCGCGGTCGGGCTGCTCGCGGTGCCCGCCACCCTGGTCTTCTGGTGGTTCGAACGGCACACCCACGGTGTCCGGGAGCCGCGCGCGGCCGACCACCCCGGCCGCAGGACGGCGGTGCTCACCCGGGCCGCGGCCGGGCTCGGGATCGGCTACGCGACGCTGGGGGTGTTCGGTTTCGCGCTGACCCGCTTCGGCGGGGTCGCCGCCGACGCCGACCTGCTCGGCCTGCGGCTCGACCCGATCCAGAGCCTGGTGCACCTGCTGCTCGGGGTCTTCCTGCTGCACACGATCCGGATCGGGGCCGGCGCGGCGACCGGCACCTGGCTGGCCACGGCGCTCGCCTGCGCGCCTTCGCTGCTGTTCGCCGCCGACGGCAGCACGCCCGGCTTCCTCGGCGTCACGCTCCACGCGGTGACGGCCGCGTTTGCCCTGCTGGCCGCCGCGGGCACCCTCATCCCGGTTCGGCCGCCGGCGAACGTGACGTCCTGA
- a CDS encoding LCP family protein, with amino-acid sequence MDHPPRNGQGGRRPARPWQDEPGRDDARRGSSPPRRPAPRREPADARRADPPASRRPQPRPAPRAGRSSFRGAKVAMAVVSLLVMGLTGYAWAAMQGLVNGLNYTNVISDGGGGEKPADGARDILLVGLDSRTDAQGNPLPREVLDELRAGDADGELNTDSLIFVHIPNDGSKAVAISLPRDTYVDIPGGYGKHKINSAYARAMLTARKDLQKKGVTDPKELDVQANQAGARELIDTVQKLTGSTIDNYAAVNLLGFSEITKAVGGVDVCLNNNVKDQYSGANFTKGQHTISGVEALEFVRQRHGLPNGDLDRVVRQQVFMAGMARKVLSAGTLTNPGKLNDLIEAIKKSVVLSQHWDIFGFAQQMKGLTGGQLEFRTIPVKNIDYKTPEDGSAIQVDPAEVKQFVQGLAGPPPGQTTPPAQQADPANKATTVDVRNASGRTGLAAGVAKTLESKGFTSGDTANATARKTTVIWVPKGGKDKGQAVAEALGGSPTVQEDKSVAAGHVTVFLGADYQGTTSDANSGAGAPGATSQAATPPPAGADEEKPITAEGVPCVN; translated from the coding sequence GTGGATCACCCGCCTCGGAACGGGCAAGGCGGCCGCCGCCCCGCCCGGCCCTGGCAGGACGAGCCAGGCCGGGACGACGCACGCCGCGGCAGCTCACCGCCGCGCCGCCCCGCACCGCGCCGCGAGCCGGCGGATGCCCGCCGCGCCGACCCGCCCGCGTCCCGCCGCCCGCAGCCGCGCCCGGCCCCGCGCGCCGGCCGCAGCTCCTTCCGCGGCGCGAAGGTCGCGATGGCCGTCGTCTCGCTGCTGGTGATGGGCCTGACCGGGTACGCCTGGGCGGCCATGCAGGGCCTGGTCAACGGGCTCAACTACACGAACGTGATCAGCGACGGCGGCGGTGGCGAGAAGCCCGCCGACGGCGCCCGCGACATCCTGCTGGTCGGCCTCGACAGCCGCACCGACGCCCAGGGCAACCCGCTGCCGCGCGAGGTGCTCGACGAGCTGCGCGCCGGCGACGCCGACGGCGAGCTCAACACCGACTCCCTGATCTTCGTGCACATCCCCAACGACGGCAGCAAGGCCGTCGCGATCTCCCTGCCGCGTGACACCTACGTCGACATCCCCGGCGGCTACGGCAAGCACAAGATCAACTCCGCGTATGCGCGGGCGATGCTGACGGCCCGCAAGGACCTGCAGAAGAAGGGCGTCACCGATCCGAAGGAGCTCGACGTCCAGGCCAACCAGGCCGGGGCGCGGGAGCTGATCGACACCGTCCAGAAGCTCACCGGGTCGACCATCGACAACTACGCCGCGGTGAACCTCCTCGGCTTCAGCGAGATCACCAAGGCCGTCGGCGGCGTCGACGTCTGCCTGAACAACAACGTCAAGGACCAGTACTCCGGCGCGAACTTCACCAAGGGCCAGCACACGATTTCCGGCGTCGAAGCCCTCGAGTTCGTCCGGCAGCGCCACGGCCTGCCGAACGGCGACCTCGACCGCGTCGTGCGCCAGCAGGTGTTCATGGCCGGCATGGCGCGCAAGGTGCTCTCGGCCGGCACGCTGACCAACCCCGGCAAGCTCAACGACCTGATCGAGGCGATCAAGAAGTCGGTCGTGCTCAGCCAGCACTGGGACATCTTCGGGTTCGCCCAGCAGATGAAGGGCCTGACCGGCGGCCAGCTCGAATTCCGCACGATCCCGGTGAAGAACATCGACTACAAGACCCCCGAAGACGGCTCGGCCATCCAGGTCGACCCGGCCGAGGTGAAGCAGTTCGTGCAGGGGCTCGCCGGGCCGCCGCCGGGCCAGACGACGCCACCGGCGCAGCAGGCCGACCCCGCGAACAAGGCGACCACGGTCGACGTCCGCAACGCTTCCGGGCGCACCGGCCTCGCGGCGGGCGTCGCCAAGACCCTCGAGAGCAAGGGCTTCACCTCCGGCGATACGGCCAACGCGACCGCGCGCAAGACCACGGTGATCTGGGTGCCGAAGGGCGGCAAGGACAAGGGCCAGGCCGTCGCGGAGGCCCTGGGCGGCTCGCCGACGGTCCAAGAGGACAAGAGCGTGGCGGCGGGCCACGTGACGGTGTTCCTCGGCGCCGACTACCAGGGCACGACCTCCGACGCGAACTCGGGCGCCGGTGCCCCGGGAGCGACGTCGCAGGCCGCGACGCCCCCGCCGGCCGGCGCCGACGAGGAGAAGCCGATCACCGCCGAGGGCGTTCCCTGCGTCAACTGA
- a CDS encoding helix-turn-helix domain-containing protein — protein MLIDAEEYQRILGDELRKLRRSRGWTRKELNQHLQSEISLQTLATYELGTRQCSVVRLVELCVAMDELPQDLLAKVHRRVFLDEPGRVRVDLRKVVADASADLLPLRRWAEDRLRQAGEQGGGEIALDLPALERMAELCRLPTVDLIGRLRRYTSS, from the coding sequence GTGCTGATCGACGCTGAGGAGTACCAGCGGATCCTCGGAGACGAGCTCCGCAAGCTCCGGCGCAGCCGAGGGTGGACGCGCAAGGAGCTGAACCAGCACTTGCAGAGCGAGATCTCGCTGCAGACGCTGGCCACCTACGAGCTGGGCACCAGACAGTGCTCCGTCGTGCGCCTGGTCGAGCTGTGCGTCGCGATGGACGAACTGCCCCAGGACCTGCTGGCCAAGGTGCACCGCCGGGTGTTCCTGGACGAGCCCGGGCGGGTCCGCGTGGACCTGCGCAAGGTCGTCGCCGACGCCTCGGCCGATCTGCTGCCGCTGCGCCGCTGGGCCGAAGACCGCCTCCGCCAGGCCGGTGAGCAGGGCGGCGGCGAGATCGCCCTCGACCTGCCCGCCCTCGAGCGGATGGCCGAGCTGTGCCGCCTGCCGACCGTGGACCTGATCGGCCGCCTCCGCCGCTACACCTCCAGCTGA